One window from the genome of Paracoccus zhejiangensis encodes:
- a CDS encoding SH3 domain-containing protein — MTLSKGFGAIGTRMRRGIIFGTAVALALPLLAGGPAPAETSDTGTPAPEAVTIPPGVTIVSTGGPDNSTNGLPVPAGGGVIVLSQAPSADAQISRNPGGRDPNRGPVTNMPLPRYVSLKGGEGNARRGPSLSHRIDWVFRHAGMPLRVVAEFGHWRRVEDKDGAGGWVHYALLSGVRTAIVQEDMVELHSKPDLDSDVVARAEAGAIVRLGECTKDWCRISGGGERGWVMKPSIWGVDPGEVRE, encoded by the coding sequence ATGACGCTTTCAAAGGGTTTCGGCGCGATCGGAACGAGGATGCGGCGGGGGATCATCTTCGGCACTGCAGTGGCCCTTGCGCTGCCATTGCTGGCGGGCGGCCCCGCGCCGGCGGAAACATCCGACACAGGAACACCGGCCCCAGAGGCGGTCACCATCCCGCCCGGCGTCACCATCGTCTCGACCGGCGGCCCCGACAATTCCACCAATGGCCTGCCGGTCCCTGCGGGCGGCGGCGTCATCGTGCTGAGCCAGGCGCCAAGCGCCGATGCCCAGATCAGCCGCAACCCCGGTGGCCGCGACCCCAATCGCGGGCCGGTGACCAACATGCCCCTGCCCCGCTATGTCAGCCTCAAGGGCGGCGAGGGCAACGCGCGGCGCGGGCCGAGCCTCTCGCATCGCATCGACTGGGTCTTCCGCCATGCCGGGATGCCGCTGCGCGTGGTGGCCGAGTTCGGCCACTGGCGCCGGGTCGAGGACAAGGACGGCGCCGGGGGCTGGGTCCATTACGCGCTGCTCTCGGGCGTGCGCACCGCCATCGTGCAAGAGGACATGGTGGAACTGCATTCCAAGCCCGACCTCGATTCGGATGTCGTCGCCCGGGCGGAGGCCGGGGCCATCGTCCGCCTTGGCGAATGCACCAAGGACTGGTGCCGCATCTCGGGCGGGGGCGAACGGGGCTGGGTGATGAAGCCCTCGATCTGGGGTGTCGATCCGGGCGAAGTGCGGGAATAG
- a CDS encoding 2-hydroxyacid dehydrogenase: MSSSSRPRLKVTVTRRLPEAVETRMKELFDVSLNESDTKMTREELARAMRDSDVLVPTVTDHIDANMLAQAGERLKLIANYGAGVDHIDVLSARQRGVLISNTPGVVTEDTADMAMALILAVTRKIPEGLAEMQAGRWHGWAPTSHLGGRVGGRRLGILGMGRIGQAVARRANVFGMQVHYHNRKRLRPEIEEELQATWWESLDQMMARVDIISVNAPHTPGTFHLLNARRLKLLKPSAVVINTSRGEVIDENALTRMLRAGEIAGAGLDVFEHGHEINPRLRELPNVVLLPHMGSATVEGRNEMGEKVIINIKTFADGHRPPDLVVPSML; the protein is encoded by the coding sequence ATGTCATCATCATCGCGCCCACGCCTGAAGGTCACGGTGACGCGACGCCTGCCCGAGGCGGTCGAGACCCGGATGAAGGAGCTTTTCGACGTCTCGTTGAACGAGAGCGACACCAAGATGACGCGCGAGGAACTGGCCCGCGCGATGCGCGACAGCGACGTGCTGGTGCCCACCGTCACCGACCATATCGACGCGAACATGCTGGCACAGGCCGGCGAGCGGCTGAAGCTGATCGCCAATTACGGCGCGGGTGTTGACCATATCGACGTCCTGTCGGCGCGTCAGCGCGGGGTCTTGATCTCGAACACGCCGGGGGTCGTGACCGAGGATACCGCCGACATGGCGATGGCGCTGATCCTCGCCGTCACCCGCAAGATCCCCGAGGGCTTGGCCGAGATGCAGGCCGGGCGCTGGCATGGCTGGGCGCCGACCTCGCACCTGGGCGGGCGCGTCGGTGGCCGGCGTCTGGGGATTCTCGGCATGGGCCGGATCGGCCAGGCGGTGGCGCGGCGCGCAAATGTCTTCGGCATGCAGGTCCATTACCACAACCGCAAGCGCCTGCGCCCCGAGATCGAAGAGGAATTGCAGGCGACCTGGTGGGAAAGCCTCGACCAGATGATGGCGCGGGTGGACATCATCAGCGTCAATGCCCCGCATACGCCCGGCACTTTCCACCTGCTGAACGCAAGGCGGCTGAAGCTGCTGAAACCCTCGGCCGTGGTCATCAACACCTCGCGCGGCGAGGTGATCGACGAGAACGCCCTGACCCGGATGCTGCGCGCGGGCGAGATCGCCGGCGCTGGTCTCGACGTGTTCGAGCACGGGCACGAGATCAACCCGCGCCTGCGCGAATTGCCGAATGTCGTCCTGTTGCCGCATATGGGCTCGGCAACGGTCGAGGGTCGCAACGAGATGGGCGAGAAGGTGATCATCAACATCAAGACCTTCGCCGACGGCCACCGCCCGCCCGATCTGGTCGTGCCCTCGATGCTGTGA
- a CDS encoding amidohydrolase produces the protein MLNTPPIWAHVETHRDDLTGLADQVWSTPELLYGEYASCQAHAEMLKAKGFRVTENVAGIPTAVMGEAGEGGPVIAILGEYDALPGLSQVAGIAEPREVTPNGNGHGCGHNLLGSAALLAATALKDWLAETGTPGRVRYYGCPAEEGGAAKTFMVRDGAFADVDAAVTWHPDGMTRVDDPLSLANTRIDFTFQGRSSHAAMNPHLGRSALDAVELTSVGVNYLREHMVQDARIHYAYLDAGGSAPNVVQSRAKVRYSIRALHSAEMLALVERVKDVARGAALMTGTEMSFQIFSAVSSTLENKVMDGAMQRALEELGGVPFDEADRLYARAIQATLTEADLAAPYRGVAMEPREDEPLCDYIVPLRPGGEVLIGSTDVSDVSWVVPLSEVLVATHAIGTPAHSWQITAQGKSPAAHKGMTHAAKVMARCAQMLIEDPALLAEAQAEHAERLRKTPYRNPLPEDVEPPLVPRPVG, from the coding sequence ATGCTGAACACCCCGCCGATCTGGGCCCATGTCGAGACCCATCGCGATGACCTGACCGGGCTGGCCGACCAGGTCTGGTCGACGCCGGAACTGCTCTATGGCGAATATGCCTCGTGTCAGGCCCATGCCGAGATGCTGAAGGCCAAGGGATTCCGCGTGACCGAGAACGTGGCCGGCATTCCTACCGCCGTGATGGGCGAGGCGGGCGAGGGCGGGCCGGTCATTGCCATCCTTGGCGAATATGACGCGCTGCCGGGTCTGTCGCAGGTGGCGGGCATCGCCGAGCCGCGCGAGGTGACGCCGAACGGCAATGGCCATGGCTGCGGGCATAACTTGCTGGGCTCGGCCGCGCTGCTGGCCGCCACCGCGCTGAAGGACTGGCTGGCGGAAACCGGGACGCCCGGCCGGGTGCGTTATTACGGCTGCCCGGCGGAAGAGGGCGGGGCGGCCAAGACCTTCATGGTCCGCGATGGCGCCTTCGCCGATGTCGATGCCGCCGTGACCTGGCATCCCGACGGCATGACCCGGGTGGATGATCCCCTCAGCCTCGCCAATACCCGCATCGACTTCACCTTTCAGGGCCGCTCGAGCCATGCGGCGATGAACCCGCATCTGGGCCGCTCGGCGCTGGATGCGGTCGAGCTGACCTCGGTGGGGGTGAACTATCTGCGCGAGCATATGGTGCAGGATGCGCGCATCCATTACGCCTATCTCGATGCTGGCGGCTCGGCCCCGAACGTGGTGCAGTCCCGCGCCAAGGTGCGCTATTCCATCCGCGCGCTGCATTCGGCGGAAATGCTGGCATTGGTCGAGCGGGTGAAGGACGTGGCCCGTGGCGCGGCGCTGATGACCGGCACCGAAATGTCCTTCCAGATCTTCTCGGCGGTGTCGAGCACCTTGGAGAACAAGGTCATGGACGGTGCCATGCAGCGGGCGCTGGAGGAGTTGGGCGGCGTGCCCTTTGACGAGGCCGACCGCCTCTATGCCCGCGCCATTCAGGCAACGCTGACCGAGGCCGATCTGGCCGCGCCCTATCGCGGCGTGGCGATGGAGCCGCGCGAGGACGAGCCGCTGTGTGACTACATCGTGCCGCTGCGGCCCGGGGGCGAGGTGCTGATCGGCTCGACCGACGTGTCGGATGTGTCTTGGGTTGTCCCGCTCAGCGAGGTGCTGGTCGCCACCCATGCCATCGGCACGCCCGCGCACAGCTGGCAGATCACCGCGCAGGGCAAGTCCCCTGCCGCGCACAAGGGCATGACCCATGCCGCCAAGGTGATGGCGCGCTGCGCCCAGATGCTGATCGAGGACCCGGCGCTGCTGGCCGAGGCGCAGGCCGAACATGCCGAGCGGCTGAGGAAAACGCCCTACCGGAACCCGCTGCCCGAGGATGTCGAGCCGCCGCTGGTGCCGCGCCCGGTGGGGTGA
- a CDS encoding long-chain-fatty-acid--CoA ligase, with product MKGMMMHRPLLISGILDYAAEVHGHATIVSRRVEGDIHRTDYPTMRARVVQLSLALEELGVKPGDRVATLAWNGYRHMELYYAISNIGAICHTINPRLSAEQLGYITNHAGDMLLFSDLTFVPLLEKLKDIFPADMRHVFMTDAAHMPENTLNAFCYEDLLDGQPTTRDWPEFDETTAAGLCYTSGTTGDPKGVLYSHRSSVLHTLQIAASGFLTDMGRDARILPVVPLFHVNAWGLPYLAPMVGADLVFPGPNLDGESLWTLMEEEGVTSSWGVPTIWQGLQGAIDRHGRKPAALRQIVVGGSAAPRSLIERFEQSGVSVNHAWGMTEMSPIGSHGALAWQIADLPFDERMALKSTQGRRAYGVEMKIVGDDGKRQPHDGKAKGELYVRGNNITSGYYENDAATAKVMDAEGWFATGDVASIRGDGYLQLHDRSKDLIKSGGEWISSIDLENIATAHPKVAQAAVVAVPHPKWDERPLLVVVAKSADDLPTLEEIQALMLGSMARWQLPDDIVFVEQLPMTATGKISKLNLRESLADYVHPDLR from the coding sequence ATGAAGGGTATGATGATGCACCGGCCGCTGCTGATCAGCGGCATCCTGGACTATGCCGCAGAGGTTCATGGCCATGCCACCATCGTCTCGCGCCGGGTCGAGGGTGACATTCATCGCACCGATTATCCGACCATGCGCGCGCGGGTGGTGCAGCTGTCGCTGGCGCTCGAGGAACTTGGGGTGAAGCCCGGCGACCGCGTGGCGACGCTGGCCTGGAACGGCTATCGCCACATGGAACTGTATTACGCCATCTCGAATATCGGCGCGATCTGCCACACCATCAACCCGCGCCTCTCGGCCGAGCAGCTGGGCTATATCACCAATCACGCCGGCGACATGCTGCTGTTTTCCGACCTGACCTTCGTGCCGCTTCTGGAAAAGCTGAAGGACATTTTCCCGGCCGACATGCGCCATGTCTTCATGACCGATGCCGCGCATATGCCCGAGAACACGCTGAACGCGTTTTGCTATGAGGATCTGCTGGACGGCCAACCGACCACGCGCGACTGGCCCGAGTTCGACGAGACCACGGCGGCGGGTCTCTGCTATACCTCGGGGACGACCGGCGATCCCAAGGGCGTGCTCTATTCCCACCGTTCGAGCGTGCTGCACACGCTTCAGATCGCGGCCAGCGGCTTTCTGACCGATATGGGGCGCGATGCCCGGATCCTGCCGGTGGTGCCGCTGTTTCATGTGAACGCCTGGGGCCTGCCCTATCTGGCGCCGATGGTCGGGGCCGATCTGGTCTTTCCGGGGCCGAACCTCGATGGCGAAAGCCTGTGGACGCTGATGGAGGAGGAGGGCGTCACCAGCTCCTGGGGCGTGCCGACCATCTGGCAGGGGCTGCAGGGCGCCATCGACCGCCATGGTCGCAAGCCCGCCGCGCTGCGCCAGATCGTCGTCGGCGGCAGCGCCGCGCCGCGCTCGCTGATCGAGCGCTTCGAGCAGAGCGGGGTCAGCGTCAACCATGCCTGGGGCATGACCGAGATGAGCCCAATCGGCAGCCATGGCGCGCTGGCCTGGCAAATCGCCGACCTGCCCTTTGACGAGCGCATGGCGCTGAAATCCACCCAAGGCCGCCGCGCCTATGGCGTCGAGATGAAGATCGTCGGCGATGACGGCAAGCGCCAGCCCCATGACGGCAAGGCCAAGGGCGAATTGTATGTGCGCGGCAACAACATCACCTCGGGCTATTACGAGAATGACGCCGCCACCGCCAAGGTGATGGATGCCGAGGGCTGGTTCGCCACCGGCGATGTCGCCTCGATTCGGGGCGATGGCTACCTGCAGCTGCATGACCGGTCGAAGGACCTGATCAAGTCGGGCGGCGAATGGATCAGCTCGATCGATCTGGAAAACATCGCCACCGCCCATCCCAAGGTGGCGCAGGCGGCGGTGGTCGCCGTGCCACATCCGAAATGGGACGAGCGGCCGCTCTTGGTCGTGGTGGCGAAATCCGCCGATGACCTGCCGACGCTCGAGGAGATCCAGGCGCTGATGCTGGGGTCGATGGCGCGCTGGCAATTGCCCGATGACATCGTCTTCGTCGAGCAATTGCCGATGACCGCCACCGGCAAGATCAGCAAGCTGAACCTGCGCGAGTCGCTGGCCGATTACGTCCACCCGGACCTGCGCTAG
- a CDS encoding NAD(P)/FAD-dependent oxidoreductase yields the protein MPETLVLGAGIVGVSAALALQQQGHAVTLVDRAAPGQETSFGNAGIIQCEAVEPYAMPLAPRALWQIASGRSNDVRWTPAALMGQGEALLRYARHSRPLAHARAIAAYRRLIPEACTSHAPLIEAAGAEDLIRRDGYLELFRSNRGLDEGRAMARRFAEDYGVAVQVLDGAGLRATEPAIRRDLPGALHWRDCWTVSDPAALTARYADLFARRGGRILRGDAMGLHRAASGWRLGLAEGGTVEAGAAVIALGPWSPALAGRFGLRVPMLLKRGYHRHYRPATTPRHTLADLEHGVVLAPMQAGLRICTAADLAAQPSPDPRQLRRGEAAAAELLGPLDPVEPQAWTGRRPCMPDMLPVIGAVPGQRGLWANFGHGHHGLTLAAISGVLLADAMAGGAVFPELAPARLT from the coding sequence ATGCCGGAGACGCTGGTTCTCGGCGCCGGGATCGTCGGCGTCTCGGCGGCGCTGGCCTTGCAGCAGCAGGGCCATGCCGTCACCCTGGTCGACCGTGCGGCGCCGGGGCAGGAAACCAGCTTCGGCAATGCCGGCATCATTCAATGCGAGGCGGTCGAGCCCTATGCCATGCCCTTGGCGCCCCGCGCGCTGTGGCAGATCGCCAGCGGGCGCAGCAATGATGTACGCTGGACCCCGGCGGCGCTGATGGGGCAGGGCGAGGCATTGCTGCGCTATGCCCGGCATTCGCGCCCCCTTGCCCATGCCCGCGCCATCGCCGCCTATCGCCGGCTGATCCCCGAGGCCTGCACGAGCCACGCCCCGCTGATCGAGGCTGCGGGGGCGGAGGATCTGATCCGCCGCGACGGTTACCTGGAGCTTTTCCGCAGCAACCGGGGGCTGGACGAGGGCCGGGCGATGGCGCGACGCTTTGCCGAGGATTATGGCGTGGCGGTGCAGGTGCTGGACGGGGCGGGGCTGCGCGCGACCGAGCCGGCCATTCGGCGCGACCTCCCCGGCGCGCTGCATTGGCGCGATTGCTGGACGGTCAGCGACCCGGCCGCGCTGACCGCGCGCTATGCCGATCTTTTCGCCCGTCGCGGCGGCCGCATCCTGCGAGGGGACGCGATGGGCCTGCACCGGGCCGCCAGCGGCTGGCGGCTGGGACTGGCCGAAGGCGGCACGGTCGAGGCCGGGGCTGCCGTCATTGCCCTTGGCCCATGGTCGCCCGCTCTGGCCGGGCGCTTCGGCTTGCGGGTGCCGATGCTGCTGAAGCGTGGCTATCATCGGCACTATCGCCCGGCGACGACCCCGCGCCATACCCTCGCCGATCTGGAACATGGCGTGGTCTTGGCGCCGATGCAGGCGGGCCTGCGCATCTGCACCGCCGCCGATCTGGCCGCCCAGCCCAGCCCCGACCCGCGACAATTGCGCCGGGGCGAGGCCGCCGCCGCCGAACTCCTGGGACCGCTCGATCCGGTGGAGCCGCAGGCCTGGACCGGCCGGCGACCCTGCATGCCCGACATGCTACCGGTCATTGGCGCGGTGCCGGGTCAACGGGGCCTCTGGGCCAATTTCGGGCATGGTCATCACGGCTTGACTCTGGCGGCCATCAGCGGCGTTCTTCTGGCCGATGCGATGGCGGGCGGAGCGGTCTTTCCCGAGCTTGCCCCCGCGCGCCTGACCTGA
- a CDS encoding aldo/keto reductase, with protein MERIDLPGGGVSLSRIVYGMWRLGDDADTSPALVQRKIEACLAQGITTMDHADIYGGGTGQTLLGAALRAAPDLRQRIELVTKCGIVPPGRNGAQVKHYDTSPAYIRASLEQSLRDLAVEQVDLLLIHRPDPMMDADATGAVLDQLVAEGKTRAVGVSNFRPWDMSLLQSRMEQPLSANQIELSLLAHEPFENGDLAFLMERRIPVMAWSPLGGGSLFASVRPELTAMLKDLAEREGVDMGAVALAWLLAHPARIMPVVGTNNLDRIAQAHQALAVRMDRQDWFALYQAALGRDVP; from the coding sequence ATGGAACGGATCGACCTGCCCGGAGGCGGCGTCAGCCTCAGCCGCATCGTCTATGGCATGTGGCGCCTTGGCGATGATGCCGACACCTCGCCGGCGCTGGTGCAACGGAAGATCGAGGCCTGCCTGGCGCAGGGCATTACCACGATGGACCATGCCGATATCTATGGCGGCGGCACCGGCCAGACCCTTCTGGGCGCGGCGCTGCGGGCCGCGCCGGACCTGCGCCAGCGGATAGAACTGGTCACCAAATGCGGCATCGTGCCGCCGGGCAGGAATGGCGCGCAGGTCAAGCATTACGACACCAGCCCCGCCTATATCCGCGCCTCGCTGGAACAAAGCCTGCGCGATCTGGCGGTCGAGCAGGTGGATCTGCTGCTGATCCACCGCCCCGACCCGATGATGGATGCCGACGCGACCGGCGCGGTGCTGGACCAGCTGGTAGCCGAGGGCAAGACCCGGGCGGTGGGCGTCTCGAATTTCCGGCCCTGGGACATGAGCCTGTTGCAAAGCCGGATGGAACAGCCGCTTTCGGCCAACCAGATCGAACTCAGCCTTCTGGCGCATGAACCCTTTGAGAATGGCGATCTGGCCTTCCTGATGGAACGCCGCATCCCGGTCATGGCCTGGTCGCCGCTTGGCGGTGGCAGCCTGTTTGCCTCGGTCCGGCCCGAGCTGACCGCAATGCTGAAGGACCTGGCCGAGCGCGAGGGTGTCGATATGGGCGCCGTGGCCCTCGCCTGGCTTCTTGCCCATCCGGCGCGGATCATGCCGGTGGTGGGCACCAACAATCTCGACCGCATCGCCCAGGCCCATCAGGCGCTGGCGGTGCGGATGGACCGGCAGGACTGGTTCGCGCTCTATCAGGCGGCGCTTGGCCGGGACGTGCCCTGA
- the cobO gene encoding cob(I)yrinic acid a,c-diamide adenosyltransferase → MTDASDEDIRHSEKKKRIQAARQKIMAGKTGGEKGLIIVHTGKGKGKSSSGFGMILRAIGHGMPCAVVQFIKGGWETGEARVLRDHFAKECQIHVMGEGFTWDTQDRQRDIAAASAAWEKAKELIRDPAMRLVLLDEINIALRYDYLDVDAVVEFLLTEKPPMTHVILTGRNAKDELIEAADLVTEMTEVKHPFKSQGIIAQAGVEF, encoded by the coding sequence ATGACAGACGCGAGCGACGAGGACATTCGCCACAGCGAGAAGAAGAAGCGCATTCAGGCCGCGCGGCAGAAGATCATGGCCGGCAAGACCGGTGGCGAGAAGGGCCTGATCATCGTCCATACCGGCAAGGGGAAGGGCAAGTCCTCCTCGGGCTTCGGCATGATCCTCCGCGCCATCGGTCACGGGATGCCCTGCGCCGTGGTGCAGTTCATCAAGGGCGGATGGGAGACCGGCGAGGCGCGGGTGTTGCGCGATCACTTTGCCAAGGAATGCCAGATCCATGTCATGGGCGAGGGCTTTACCTGGGACACGCAGGACCGGCAGCGCGACATCGCCGCCGCCAGTGCCGCATGGGAGAAGGCGAAAGAGCTGATCCGCGATCCGGCGATGCGGCTGGTGCTGCTCGATGAGATCAACATCGCGCTGCGCTATGACTATCTCGACGTCGATGCGGTGGTCGAGTTCCTGCTGACCGAGAAGCCGCCGATGACCCATGTCATCCTGACCGGCCGCAATGCCAAGGACGAGCTGATCGAGGCCGCCGACCTGGTCACCGAGATGACCGAGGTGAAGCACCCGTTCAAGTCGCAGGGCATCATCGCGCAGGCCGGGGTCGAGTTCTGA
- a CDS encoding NAD(P)/FAD-dependent oxidoreductase, with amino-acid sequence MAEILVLGAGMVGVSTALALQARGHEVVMIDRTAPGRETSYGNAGLIQTEAVEPYAMPLAPGALLQIAMGRGYDVKWNVSGLLSQAQAVLTYARNSLPAAHKRASQTWGKLIRQSTERHGPLIAAAGADNIIRRDGYIEIHRTPAKMDKARKVAERFLTEFGVEATLMDGKQLARLEPSIKIEVEGATHWSDSWNCADPGGLVAAYATLFQKRGGRVVVGDAGDLHRAGKGWKADEAEGEHAVIALGPWSPMLLARYALKVPMVYKRGYHKHYHMETPPNHPIADFGNSVVLSPMRRGLRIATAAELTPHPRLSPPQLKHGEKAAQELFHIGAPVEAEPWTGRRPCMPDMLPVVGRVPDHENLWAHFGHGHQGFTLGPVTAEILADEMDGGQGWAELQPMRLKR; translated from the coding sequence ATGGCCGAGATTCTGGTTCTGGGTGCAGGGATGGTGGGGGTCAGCACGGCGCTGGCCTTGCAGGCGCGCGGGCATGAGGTGGTCATGATCGACCGCACCGCGCCGGGCCGCGAGACCAGCTATGGCAATGCCGGGCTGATCCAGACCGAAGCGGTGGAGCCCTATGCCATGCCGCTGGCGCCGGGTGCGCTGCTGCAGATCGCCATGGGTCGCGGCTATGACGTGAAATGGAACGTCTCGGGTCTGTTGTCGCAGGCGCAGGCGGTGCTGACCTATGCCCGGAACTCGCTGCCGGCGGCGCATAAACGCGCCTCGCAGACCTGGGGCAAGCTGATCCGGCAATCGACCGAGCGGCACGGCCCGCTGATCGCCGCTGCCGGTGCCGACAATATCATCCGCCGCGACGGCTATATCGAGATCCACCGCACCCCTGCCAAGATGGACAAGGCGCGCAAGGTGGCCGAGCGCTTCCTGACCGAGTTCGGGGTCGAGGCGACGCTGATGGATGGCAAGCAACTGGCCCGGCTGGAACCTTCGATCAAGATCGAGGTTGAGGGCGCAACCCATTGGTCTGACAGCTGGAACTGTGCCGATCCCGGCGGGTTGGTGGCGGCCTATGCGACGCTGTTCCAGAAGCGCGGCGGTCGTGTCGTGGTCGGCGATGCGGGCGATCTGCACCGCGCCGGCAAGGGCTGGAAGGCCGACGAGGCCGAAGGTGAACATGCCGTCATCGCGCTGGGGCCGTGGTCACCGATGCTGCTGGCGCGCTATGCACTGAAGGTGCCGATGGTCTACAAGCGCGGCTATCACAAGCATTACCACATGGAGACGCCGCCCAATCACCCGATCGCCGATTTCGGCAATTCGGTGGTGCTGTCGCCCATGCGCCGGGGCTTGCGCATCGCCACCGCCGCCGAGCTGACCCCGCATCCGCGCCTGTCGCCGCCGCAGCTCAAGCATGGCGAGAAGGCCGCGCAGGAGCTGTTCCATATCGGCGCCCCGGTTGAGGCCGAACCCTGGACCGGCCGCCGCCCCTGCATGCCCGACATGCTGCCGGTGGTTGGCCGGGTGCCCGATCACGAGAACCTCTGGGCCCATTTCGGCCATGGCCACCAGGGCTTTACCTTGGGCCCGGTTACCGCCGAGATCCTCGCCGACGAGATGGATGGCGGGCAGGGCTGGGCGGAACTGCAGCCGATGCGGTTGAAGCGGTAA